One window of Methylococcus sp. EFPC2 genomic DNA carries:
- the panB gene encoding 3-methyl-2-oxobutanoate hydroxymethyltransferase, producing the protein MTDRLRPLTVPALAAMKARGEKIAVLTAYDASFARELDEAGVDAVLVGDSLGMVMQGEATTLPVTLEHMIYHSRCVARGLRRALLIADLPFMSYPTPIAAAEGAARLIREGGARMVKLEGGRQREAIVRFLVDQNIPVCGHLGLLPQSIHKLGGYAAQATDEASARTLLEDALILQGAGASLLVLECVPALLGEEVSRALTIPVIGIGAGAGCDGQVLVLQDMLGLGSENKPRFVKNFLAGASGISTAIHAYVDAVRSGEFPAAEHGY; encoded by the coding sequence ATGACTGATCGCCTTCGTCCGTTGACCGTACCGGCCTTGGCGGCGATGAAAGCGCGGGGCGAGAAGATCGCGGTTCTCACCGCCTACGATGCGAGTTTCGCCCGCGAACTCGACGAAGCCGGCGTGGATGCCGTTCTGGTCGGCGACTCCCTGGGCATGGTGATGCAGGGCGAGGCGACGACCCTGCCGGTCACGCTGGAGCACATGATTTATCACAGCCGCTGTGTAGCACGAGGTCTCCGGCGCGCCTTGCTGATCGCCGATCTGCCGTTCATGAGCTATCCCACGCCGATCGCGGCGGCCGAAGGCGCCGCCCGGCTGATCCGCGAAGGCGGCGCCCGCATGGTCAAGCTGGAAGGCGGCCGGCAGCGCGAAGCCATCGTGCGGTTTCTGGTCGACCAGAACATACCGGTCTGCGGGCATCTGGGCCTGCTGCCGCAATCCATACACAAACTGGGCGGCTACGCCGCCCAGGCCACCGACGAAGCTTCCGCGCGTACGCTGCTGGAAGACGCATTGATACTCCAGGGGGCGGGTGCGAGCCTGTTGGTGCTGGAATGCGTGCCGGCCCTGCTGGGCGAGGAAGTCAGCCGCGCGCTGACGATACCGGTCATAGGCATAGGCGCCGGCGCCGGCTGCGACGGCCAGGTGCTGGTGTTGCAGGACATGCTGGGTTTGGGTTCGGAGAATAAGCCCCGCTTCGTCAAGAACTTCCTGGCCGGGGCGTCCGGCATATCCACCGCGATACATGCCTATGTGGACGCGGTCCGCAGCGGCGAGTTCCCCGCCGCGGAACACGGCTACTGA
- the folK gene encoding 2-amino-4-hydroxy-6-hydroxymethyldihydropteridine diphosphokinase — MSSEGVIAYLGLGSNLDDPLRQLRNARAAVAALPQTREFACSRYYRSAPMGPADQPDYVNAVLAVQTTLEPEALLCALQAIEAAQGRVRKAGERWGARTLDLDILLYGDRVICTDRLTVPHVGIAQREFVLYPLAEIAPADLDIPGYGRLADLLDGCPLRGLAVIADD, encoded by the coding sequence GTGAGTTCGGAAGGCGTCATCGCCTACTTGGGATTGGGCAGCAACCTGGACGATCCCTTGCGCCAATTGCGTAACGCGCGTGCCGCCGTCGCCGCACTGCCGCAGACCCGGGAGTTCGCGTGTTCCCGTTATTACCGGAGCGCACCCATGGGACCGGCCGATCAGCCCGATTACGTCAATGCCGTCCTGGCGGTCCAGACGACGCTCGAACCCGAAGCCTTGCTTTGCGCCCTGCAGGCCATCGAGGCGGCGCAGGGAAGGGTGCGCAAGGCCGGCGAGCGCTGGGGCGCGCGTACCCTCGACCTGGACATTCTGTTGTACGGCGATCGCGTCATCTGCACCGACCGCTTGACGGTGCCGCATGTCGGCATCGCGCAGCGCGAATTCGTGCTCTATCCGCTGGCGGAGATCGCTCCCGCCGATCTGGACATTCCCGGATACGGGCGCCTCGCCGATTTGCTGGACGGATGTCCGCTCAGAGGCCTCGCGGTGATCGCCGATGACTGA
- the panD gene encoding aspartate 1-decarboxylase: MQTTLLKAKIHRARVTHSELEYEGSCAIDGHLLDRAGIREYEQIHIYNVNNGARFTTYAIRAQDGSGIISVNGAAARLAASNDIVIICAYAILSQAELANFHPNLVYVNESNQIVRIGHTIPVQAA, translated from the coding sequence ATGCAGACTACCCTATTGAAGGCCAAGATACACCGGGCGCGGGTGACGCACTCGGAGCTGGAGTATGAAGGCTCCTGCGCCATCGACGGCCATCTGCTGGATCGCGCGGGCATAAGGGAGTACGAACAGATACACATCTACAACGTCAATAACGGCGCCCGTTTCACCACCTATGCCATCCGTGCGCAGGACGGATCCGGCATCATTTCTGTCAACGGCGCGGCGGCTCGTCTTGCCGCATCGAACGACATCGTCATCATCTGCGCTTACGCCATATTGAGCCAGGCAGAGTTGGCGAACTTCCATCCCAATCTGGTTTACGTCAACGAAAGCAACCAGATCGTTCGCATCGGACATACCATTCCCGTTCAAGCCGCTTGA
- a CDS encoding alpha/beta hydrolase encodes MTFRGFARYARTVLLVMPLLACGQAPIRSGPAARQPVLARAHFVASDGAVLPVRAWLPNGPARAALVALHGFNDYSRFFASTGEFLARHGVASYAYDQRGFGLAPGNGSWAGTPIYTRDLKEFTDQVRLRHPGVPLQILGESMGAAVAIAAMTSQDPPAADGLILSAPAVWGRQTMPWYQKWALELLVRLAPGLRLTGEGLHIRPSDNLDMLRHLGRDPLVIKATRLDAIYGLADLMGQALDQAKKLEGPVLILYGERDEVVPRDPIRRMLARLPPTARHKLALYEEGYHLLLRDLHADRPREDILAWLFNRGAELPSGADRRMLDKAG; translated from the coding sequence ATGACATTCCGCGGCTTCGCCCGTTATGCCCGTACCGTTCTGCTGGTCATGCCGCTGCTAGCCTGCGGCCAAGCTCCGATTCGCTCCGGTCCCGCGGCGCGGCAGCCCGTCTTGGCCAGAGCCCATTTCGTCGCCTCCGACGGGGCGGTGCTGCCGGTGCGCGCTTGGCTGCCCAACGGCCCGGCCCGTGCGGCCCTGGTGGCCTTGCACGGTTTCAACGACTACAGCCGCTTCTTCGCTTCAACGGGCGAATTTCTCGCGCGCCACGGAGTGGCCAGCTACGCCTACGATCAGCGGGGATTCGGCCTCGCGCCCGGAAACGGTTCGTGGGCCGGAACCCCGATCTACACCCGGGATTTGAAGGAGTTCACCGACCAGGTGCGGCTACGTCATCCCGGCGTTCCGCTGCAGATACTCGGAGAAAGCATGGGCGCCGCCGTGGCCATCGCGGCGATGACCTCGCAGGATCCGCCTGCGGCCGACGGATTAATACTTTCCGCTCCTGCGGTATGGGGTCGACAAACCATGCCCTGGTATCAGAAGTGGGCCCTGGAACTGCTGGTGCGCCTGGCTCCCGGCCTGCGTCTGACCGGCGAAGGCCTGCACATCCGGCCGTCGGACAATCTGGATATGCTCAGGCACCTCGGGCGCGACCCGCTGGTCATCAAAGCCACACGTCTGGATGCGATTTACGGCTTGGCCGATTTGATGGGCCAGGCGCTGGATCAGGCGAAAAAACTCGAGGGGCCGGTCCTGATCCTATACGGCGAGCGGGACGAGGTGGTTCCCCGCGATCCCATTCGGCGCATGCTGGCGCGACTGCCGCCCACGGCACGGCACAAGCTGGCCTTGTACGAGGAGGGTTATCACCTCTTGTTGCGCGATTTGCACGCGGACCGTCCCAGAGAGGACATCTTGGCCTGGCTATTTAACCGCGGTGCGGAATTGCCATCGGGAGCCGACCGGCGGATGCTGGATAAGGCGGGCTGA
- the pcnB gene encoding polynucleotide adenylyltransferase PcnB has product MSAARPSERGEVLPPVRSADSSARIYPRSAHNISRAQISDNALKVLYRLRKAGFQAYLVGGCVRDLLLGREPKDFDVVTDAHPEQVRGVFRNCRLIGRRFRLAHVHFGQEIIEVATFRALNHEEGEGERVLERDGRILRDNVYGSIEEDAWRRDFTVNALYYDINDFSVVDYVGGMQDHQASVLRLIGDPDRRYREDPVRMLRAVRFAVKLGFTIHPSCAEPIPKLAYLLNSIPPARLYEEVVKLLMSGYAAQTFEQLRHYRLFGALFPETEACLAREPEGFPLTFLAKALERTDDRIQEDKSVAPFFLFAALLWEPVRTQAQERIRSGDNDVFAYQEVAAEVISRQVRYIAIPRTIGQPMREIWALQPRFERIKGVRPYRLLGHPRFRAAYDFLVLRAETGEADPDLADWWTRFQRADDAEQKAMTREGGGRRRSGRARRRRKGGASAGSA; this is encoded by the coding sequence ATTAGTGCCGCCCGGCCCAGCGAACGCGGTGAAGTCTTGCCGCCGGTCAGGTCTGCGGATTCGTCGGCGCGCATCTACCCCCGTTCGGCCCACAATATATCGCGCGCTCAGATCAGCGATAACGCCTTGAAGGTGCTTTATCGCTTGCGCAAGGCGGGATTTCAGGCCTATCTGGTCGGCGGTTGCGTGCGCGATCTGCTGTTGGGGCGCGAACCCAAGGATTTCGACGTGGTGACCGACGCTCATCCCGAGCAGGTGAGGGGCGTGTTCCGCAACTGTCGCTTGATCGGTCGACGCTTTCGCCTGGCCCACGTGCATTTCGGTCAGGAAATCATCGAGGTGGCGACCTTCCGCGCGCTCAATCACGAGGAGGGCGAAGGCGAACGGGTGCTGGAGCGGGACGGCCGGATACTGCGGGACAATGTCTACGGTTCCATAGAAGAAGACGCCTGGCGGCGCGACTTCACCGTCAATGCCCTCTATTACGATATCAACGATTTTTCGGTGGTCGACTATGTCGGCGGCATGCAGGACCACCAGGCCAGCGTGCTGCGCCTGATCGGCGATCCGGACCGGCGCTACCGGGAGGATCCGGTGCGCATGCTGCGCGCGGTCCGTTTCGCCGTGAAGCTGGGCTTCACGATACACCCGAGTTGCGCGGAGCCTATCCCCAAGCTGGCTTATCTGCTCAATTCCATCCCGCCGGCCAGGCTTTATGAAGAAGTCGTCAAGCTGTTGATGTCGGGCTATGCCGCGCAGACCTTCGAGCAGTTGCGCCATTACCGCTTATTCGGCGCGCTGTTCCCGGAGACCGAAGCCTGTCTGGCTCGCGAACCCGAAGGCTTTCCCCTGACTTTCCTGGCCAAGGCCCTGGAGCGGACCGACGACCGCATACAGGAAGACAAGTCGGTGGCACCGTTTTTTCTGTTCGCCGCCCTGTTGTGGGAGCCGGTGAGGACGCAGGCCCAGGAGCGTATCCGGTCGGGCGACAACGATGTGTTCGCTTATCAGGAAGTGGCCGCCGAAGTGATTTCTCGCCAAGTGCGCTATATCGCCATTCCGCGCACCATTGGTCAGCCCATGCGCGAGATTTGGGCCTTGCAGCCGCGCTTCGAACGCATCAAGGGCGTCCGTCCTTATCGTTTGCTCGGTCACCCGCGTTTTCGGGCGGCCTACGATTTCCTGGTTCTGCGGGCGGAAACCGGCGAGGCTGATCCGGATCTGGCCGATTGGTGGACGCGGTTCCAGCGGGCGGACGATGCCGAGCAGAAAGCCATGACCCGTGAGGGTGGCGGGCGCAGGCGTTCCGGCCGGGCGCGCCGGCGCCGGAAAGGTGGCGCATCCGCCGGCAGCGCTTAA
- the panC gene encoding pantoate--beta-alanine ligase: MQTVNSVAELRTVLRDWRKHGETIAFVPTMGNLHAGHLRLVEEGRKAATRVVVSIFVNPTQFGPGEDFAAYPRTPAEDAEKLRAAQADLLFLPAPAELYPAGLEGLSYVDVPGLSEELCGRFRPGHFRGVATVVCKLFNLVQPDVALFGEKDYQQLAVIRRMVADLNMSLDVVGVPTVREESGLALSSRNGYLSEEEKHRAASLYRCLQAAGEFLRRGRRDYAAIETEQARALESVGFLPDYFAIRRVPDLGLPDTDEQAWVVLAAAKLGKTRLIDNLQVRI; the protein is encoded by the coding sequence ATGCAAACCGTGAACTCCGTGGCCGAGTTGCGTACCGTATTGCGGGACTGGCGCAAACACGGCGAAACGATCGCTTTCGTTCCGACTATGGGCAATTTGCATGCCGGCCACTTGAGACTGGTGGAGGAGGGCAGGAAGGCCGCGACCCGCGTGGTGGTCAGCATTTTCGTCAATCCCACGCAGTTCGGTCCCGGCGAAGACTTCGCGGCCTACCCGCGCACGCCCGCCGAAGACGCCGAAAAATTGCGTGCGGCGCAGGCCGACCTGCTGTTCCTGCCCGCGCCGGCCGAGCTCTATCCGGCCGGTCTGGAAGGATTGAGTTATGTGGACGTGCCGGGCTTGTCCGAGGAGCTTTGCGGCCGCTTTCGGCCGGGACATTTCCGCGGCGTCGCGACGGTGGTCTGCAAGCTGTTCAATCTCGTGCAGCCCGATGTGGCCTTGTTCGGTGAGAAGGACTATCAGCAGTTGGCCGTCATCCGCCGCATGGTCGCCGATCTGAACATGAGCCTCGATGTCGTCGGGGTGCCTACGGTGCGTGAGGAAAGCGGCCTGGCCTTGAGTTCGCGCAACGGCTATCTCTCCGAAGAGGAGAAGCATCGGGCGGCCTCGCTCTATCGCTGCCTGCAGGCAGCGGGCGAGTTCTTGCGGCGGGGCCGGCGGGATTACGCGGCCATCGAGACTGAGCAGGCGAGGGCGCTCGAATCAGTCGGTTTTCTACCCGATTATTTCGCCATCCGGCGAGTGCCGGATCTGGGCCTGCCGGACACCGACGAGCAGGCTTGGGTGGTGCTGGCGGCGGCCAAGCTCGGGAAAACCCGTTTGATCGACAATTTGCAGGTCAGGATTTGA